A single window of Maribacter algicola DNA harbors:
- a CDS encoding tetratricopeptide repeat protein produces MNKFRITVGQAFLLLGFLMVLSSCRDVKKGKTDALEAITTRSETSDRFTTPLGKEFSIPEPSEKMIAQYQEAKQAYESNPDSANALIWYGRRTAYLGKYEDAIDLYSKGIEKFPEDARFYRHRGHRYISIREFEKAISDLELATKLIEGKHNEIEPDGMPNAMNIPVSTLHGNIWYHLGLAYYLEHDYEKAYDAYLNCRKSGELDDNIVSSTHWLYMIQRRLGNETLANEMLEPITQKMDVIENQSYYELCKLYKGLIPIDSLLRTKSGNPSNDAVAYGLSNWYFYNNDKEKAKELMLDLLDSPSWSSFGYIAAESDLIHYFDKIKP; encoded by the coding sequence ATGAATAAATTCAGAATAACAGTAGGCCAGGCATTTTTGCTCTTGGGTTTTTTGATGGTTCTTTCAAGCTGCCGGGACGTTAAAAAAGGAAAAACTGACGCTCTGGAAGCAATAACCACTAGGTCAGAAACATCTGATCGATTCACAACGCCCTTGGGCAAGGAATTCAGCATACCTGAACCTTCCGAAAAAATGATTGCCCAATACCAAGAGGCGAAGCAAGCATACGAAAGCAATCCCGATAGCGCCAATGCCCTAATTTGGTACGGCAGACGGACCGCCTATCTTGGAAAGTATGAAGATGCCATCGATTTATACTCCAAAGGAATCGAGAAATTCCCTGAGGACGCCCGTTTTTACCGACATCGCGGACATCGATATATCTCGATACGGGAATTCGAAAAGGCAATCTCAGATTTGGAGTTGGCGACAAAACTCATTGAAGGAAAGCACAATGAAATAGAACCCGATGGAATGCCAAATGCCATGAACATTCCGGTAAGCACACTACACGGAAATATCTGGTATCATTTGGGTTTGGCGTATTATCTGGAACACGACTATGAAAAAGCATATGATGCGTATCTAAACTGCAGGAAATCAGGAGAGCTTGATGATAATATAGTTTCAAGTACCCATTGGCTCTATATGATTCAACGTAGGCTTGGAAACGAAACATTGGCAAATGAAATGCTGGAACCAATTACCCAAAAAATGGATGTTATTGAAAACCAAAGCTATTACGAACTTTGTAAACTGTACAAAGGATTGATTCCCATAGATTCCCTTCTGCGAACCAAATCTGGAAATCCATCAAACGATGCAGTGGCCTATGGACTTTCTAACTGGTATTTTTATAACAACGATAAAGAAAAAGCCAAAGAGCTAATGTTGGATTTATTGGATAGCCCTTCATGGAGTTCTTTTGGATATATAGCGGCGGAAAGTGATTTGATACATTACTTTGATAAAATAAAACCGTAA
- a CDS encoding YpdA family putative bacillithiol disulfide reductase, whose amino-acid sequence MGLMDIAIIGGGPIGIACGLEAQKNGLSYVILEKGPIVNSLFNYPANMQFFSSSERLEIDEIPFISKEAKPKRDEALEYYRRIVTSNKLNIQLFEKVLEVEKANDIFHVRTNKGQYQTNHVIVATGFYDIPNLLNVPGEDLPKVSHYYNNPHYYAGQKVAVVGASNSAIDAALECWRKGAEVSLIIRGPEVGQRVKYWVRPDIINRIEEGSITAYYNSTVKTIHEDSLEITYEKGATKTIPNDFVLALTGYKPNFQFLEMLGIHISEDEKRLPEYDPETMETNVENLYLAGVICGGMETHKWFIENSRIHAKMIVRNVLDKKHK is encoded by the coding sequence ATGGGGTTAATGGATATTGCAATCATAGGAGGTGGACCGATCGGTATCGCATGTGGGCTGGAAGCCCAGAAAAATGGCCTGTCCTATGTTATTTTGGAAAAAGGGCCCATTGTGAATTCCCTTTTCAACTACCCAGCAAACATGCAGTTCTTTTCATCTTCGGAGCGATTGGAAATCGATGAAATACCCTTTATAAGCAAAGAGGCAAAACCCAAACGGGACGAAGCCCTGGAATATTACCGAAGAATCGTGACTTCCAACAAACTGAATATACAGCTTTTTGAAAAAGTGTTGGAAGTTGAAAAGGCTAACGATATTTTTCATGTAAGGACAAACAAGGGACAGTACCAAACAAATCACGTTATCGTAGCCACAGGTTTTTATGATATTCCCAACCTACTGAACGTACCTGGGGAAGATTTGCCAAAAGTCTCCCATTACTATAATAATCCCCATTATTATGCCGGTCAAAAGGTAGCGGTCGTAGGGGCCAGCAACAGTGCCATAGACGCTGCTTTGGAATGTTGGAGAAAGGGAGCGGAGGTTTCGTTGATCATTAGGGGTCCGGAAGTAGGACAACGCGTGAAGTATTGGGTACGCCCGGATATCATCAACAGAATCGAGGAAGGTAGCATTACGGCATATTACAATAGCACCGTAAAGACCATTCACGAAGATTCCTTGGAAATTACCTATGAAAAGGGAGCGACCAAAACGATTCCCAATGATTTTGTACTGGCCCTTACAGGCTACAAGCCCAATTTTCAGTTCTTGGAAATGCTGGGTATACATATTTCCGAAGACGAAAAGCGGTTACCGGAATACGACCCGGAAACTATGGAAACCAATGTGGAGAATCTTTATTTGGCGGGAGTGATTTGTGGCGGTATGGAAACTCATAAATGGTTCATTGAGAACTCGAGGATCCATGCAAAAATGATCGTAAGGAATGTCTTGGACAAGAAGCATAAATAA
- a CDS encoding TolC family protein: MVLSKYIKIGFVVVLPLLLASCFSAKTYERPEDVTLDAQYFRTDSLQKDSISLVLVSWKELFTDPYLQNYIEEGLENNIDIRKAIQRILISEAYLKQGRSGYFPTLNLNPKYTHTEISGNSQFGGLFNRLDQYEVSGGLSWEADVWGKIRSNKRAFEASYLQSVAAHKAVKSTLVGNIASLYYQLLSVDEQIQIAKLTIENRSNGLETTKALKEAGNVTEVAVKQTEAQLYTAQALLIDLENSAKLLENAMSLILGGEPKEIVRNTLEDQKIDTPLSTGIPAQLLANRPDVISAEYGLINAFELTNVARSNFYPSITLTANGGLQSLDLNKLFDTNSLFASVIGGLTQPLFNGRRIRTQYEVSNAQQEQSKLDFKYALLNASKEVSDALFSYHAAMDKIKVKEKEYEAYTLAREYSQELLDNGLANYLEVLNARQNTLNTNLDLISTKNNKLQAIVDLYLALGGGWN; encoded by the coding sequence ATGGTATTGTCAAAATATATAAAAATTGGATTTGTCGTTGTTTTGCCATTATTATTGGCATCATGCTTTTCGGCCAAAACATATGAAAGACCGGAAGATGTTACCCTGGATGCCCAATACTTTCGAACAGATTCCTTGCAGAAAGATAGTATTTCCTTGGTCTTGGTTTCATGGAAGGAATTGTTTACAGATCCGTACCTGCAAAATTATATTGAAGAAGGTCTTGAAAATAATATTGACATTCGAAAGGCCATTCAACGCATTTTGATTTCGGAAGCTTACCTAAAACAGGGAAGGTCCGGCTATTTTCCCACGTTAAACCTGAACCCAAAATATACACATACAGAGATATCCGGAAATAGTCAGTTTGGGGGACTTTTTAATAGGTTGGATCAATACGAGGTTAGTGGTGGACTATCTTGGGAAGCTGATGTTTGGGGTAAAATCAGGAGCAATAAAAGGGCTTTTGAGGCAAGTTATCTTCAATCGGTCGCCGCTCATAAAGCTGTTAAGAGTACCTTGGTGGGAAATATAGCTTCCCTATATTATCAACTTTTGTCTGTGGATGAACAGATTCAAATTGCGAAACTTACCATAGAAAATCGCTCTAATGGATTGGAAACGACAAAAGCCCTAAAAGAGGCTGGAAATGTTACCGAAGTTGCCGTAAAACAAACCGAGGCGCAACTATATACCGCCCAAGCCCTGCTTATCGACCTGGAAAATTCTGCGAAGCTTTTGGAAAATGCCATGTCCTTGATTTTGGGGGGTGAACCCAAGGAAATTGTAAGAAACACCTTGGAGGATCAAAAAATTGATACACCTTTGAGCACAGGTATACCCGCCCAGCTCTTGGCAAATAGACCCGATGTAATATCGGCCGAGTACGGCCTCATAAACGCATTTGAACTTACAAATGTTGCTAGGAGTAATTTTTATCCATCCATCACGCTAACCGCAAATGGAGGACTTCAAAGTTTGGATTTAAATAAATTGTTCGATACCAATTCGTTATTTGCCTCGGTCATTGGAGGGCTTACGCAACCTTTATTCAATGGTAGACGAATACGAACCCAATATGAAGTAAGCAATGCGCAGCAGGAACAATCAAAATTGGATTTTAAGTACGCACTGTTGAACGCTTCAAAGGAAGTATCCGATGCGCTTTTTTCCTACCATGCGGCCATGGATAAAATCAAGGTAAAGGAAAAGGAATATGAAGCTTATACCTTGGCTAGGGAATATTCGCAGGAGCTCTTGGATAATGGTTTGGCGAATTACCTGGAGGTATTGAATGCAAGGCAAAATACGCTCAACACGAATTTGGATTTAATTTCGACCAAAAATAATAAACTACAGGCCATAGTGGACTTATATCTGGCGCTGGGCGGCGGATGGAATTAA
- a CDS encoding c-type cytochrome yields MKNLFLRFIAILTLVVITYACKTETKKEATDQASEIKFNIPDGFSLEEIYHPSANEQGSWVALAQGPNGTIYSCDQYGKIYSFTPPKKGEQLSKKDVTPLDIEIGQAHGLLWAFNGLYVSVNKRWEDDSEYGSGIYKIEDTNGDGVLDQSKMLLKLQGDGEHGPHSLVLSPDRNEIYFIAGNHTLVPDVLKNNSRLPNNWNEDNLIPTYLDARGHANDIKAPGGWVAKFNPEGTEWELLSAGYRNPFDIAFNNDGELFTYDSDMEWDIGMPWYRPTRICHVVPGSEYGWRTGSGKWPAYYPDNLPAVHNLEQGSPTAVLSAASLNFPSKFKNGLLVMDWSFGTVYFIDLVPKASSYEANREQFFSGTPLPLTDMISGSDGNLYFATGGRNLDSHFYRLTYTGDAISEADITENAENKKLRDLRHTLESFQKSTTEKGLSLAWENLAHEDRFIRYAARMVLEHANFDAWKDRFTSETDPTKLINASIAIARKDDPQHQQLIYEKLNPIQLETLTKENQLALLRAYSLSFIRMGKPANAMGNAIVKKLNNYFPNANNSVNKELSQILLYLEADGITEGLVNQLIKHTEEKTVSEGVELLDEETTLRSEQYGEIIREIIAQMPPSEAIYYGMLLSNAEKGWTKDLRETYFSWFYDVLGSKGGMSFKAYMENVRQRAMSHVPESEKDYFKEISGEYSPTDAVADLPQPMGPGGTYTAGDIQDIVWSEEMKGGEFEAGKRAFEAAMCVLCHRIRGEGGAAGPDLTQAFTKFGTYDLIHAVVSPNDEISDQYAHTLLELSDGKNLAGRIKSENGDEVVLMPNPYNETYSVSIKKDEIVQRGPSPISPMPGGLLNRLNPQEIKDLFKYLQSGGDKNHESYNETESED; encoded by the coding sequence ATGAAAAATCTTTTTCTTCGGTTCATCGCAATATTGACACTAGTTGTGATAACCTATGCCTGTAAGACTGAAACCAAGAAAGAGGCAACCGACCAAGCCTCTGAAATAAAATTCAATATTCCCGATGGATTTTCATTAGAAGAAATCTATCATCCCAGTGCCAATGAGCAAGGATCTTGGGTCGCCTTGGCCCAAGGGCCCAATGGCACTATTTATTCATGTGATCAGTACGGCAAAATTTACTCTTTTACCCCGCCCAAAAAAGGGGAACAACTTTCCAAAAAAGATGTAACCCCACTGGATATTGAAATAGGGCAAGCACATGGCCTACTTTGGGCATTTAATGGTCTTTATGTTTCCGTAAACAAGAGATGGGAAGACGATTCTGAATATGGAAGCGGGATTTACAAAATTGAGGATACCAATGGTGATGGAGTTTTGGACCAGAGCAAAATGCTTTTAAAATTGCAGGGCGACGGGGAACATGGGCCGCACAGTTTGGTCTTATCGCCCGATAGAAATGAAATTTACTTCATTGCAGGTAACCATACCTTAGTTCCCGATGTCCTAAAAAACAATAGCAGATTGCCCAACAACTGGAACGAGGACAACCTAATACCTACCTATTTGGATGCAAGAGGGCATGCCAACGATATTAAGGCCCCAGGGGGTTGGGTCGCTAAATTTAATCCGGAAGGAACGGAATGGGAATTGCTGTCCGCCGGTTACAGAAACCCTTTTGATATTGCCTTTAACAACGATGGAGAATTGTTTACCTACGATTCAGACATGGAATGGGACATTGGTATGCCTTGGTACAGGCCCACGCGCATTTGCCATGTAGTCCCTGGAAGTGAGTATGGATGGCGTACCGGTTCGGGTAAATGGCCGGCCTATTATCCCGATAATTTACCAGCAGTTCATAATTTGGAGCAAGGGTCGCCCACGGCCGTCCTTTCTGCCGCTTCCCTAAATTTTCCATCGAAATTTAAAAATGGACTTTTGGTCATGGATTGGAGTTTTGGAACGGTATATTTTATTGATTTGGTTCCAAAAGCTAGTAGCTACGAAGCCAATAGGGAACAGTTTTTTTCAGGGACTCCCTTACCGTTGACCGATATGATCTCCGGCTCGGACGGTAACCTGTACTTTGCTACCGGAGGTCGAAATCTGGATTCGCACTTCTATCGGTTAACCTATACCGGTGATGCTATTTCCGAAGCGGATATTACCGAAAATGCGGAAAACAAAAAATTGAGGGACCTAAGGCACACCTTGGAATCCTTCCAAAAAAGCACAACGGAAAAAGGTCTTTCCCTTGCTTGGGAAAATTTGGCTCATGAGGACCGATTTATTCGATATGCTGCACGTATGGTCTTGGAGCATGCAAATTTCGATGCTTGGAAAGACAGATTTACATCAGAAACCGACCCCACGAAGCTTATCAATGCAAGCATCGCCATAGCCAGAAAGGATGATCCACAGCACCAACAACTGATTTATGAAAAACTGAATCCCATTCAGCTGGAAACACTTACGAAAGAAAATCAGTTGGCCCTCCTGCGCGCCTATTCCCTATCCTTTATCCGGATGGGCAAACCTGCGAATGCCATGGGAAATGCCATAGTTAAAAAACTGAACAACTACTTTCCCAATGCCAACAACAGCGTGAACAAGGAATTGAGTCAGATTCTTCTATATTTGGAGGCAGATGGCATTACAGAGGGATTGGTCAATCAATTGATAAAACATACGGAAGAAAAGACGGTTTCGGAAGGGGTTGAGCTTTTAGATGAAGAAACCACCCTTAGGAGCGAACAATATGGGGAAATCATTAGGGAGATAATTGCACAAATGCCTCCTAGCGAAGCTATTTATTACGGGATGCTTTTGAGCAATGCAGAAAAAGGATGGACGAAAGATTTAAGGGAAACCTATTTTTCTTGGTTCTATGACGTCCTTGGAAGCAAGGGTGGAATGAGCTTTAAAGCCTATATGGAAAATGTCCGCCAACGGGCCATGTCACATGTACCTGAATCTGAAAAAGATTATTTCAAGGAAATTTCGGGCGAATATTCCCCAACGGATGCCGTGGCAGATCTTCCCCAGCCCATGGGACCTGGAGGCACCTATACTGCGGGAGACATACAGGATATTGTATGGAGTGAAGAAATGAAAGGGGGTGAATTTGAAGCGGGAAAACGAGCCTTTGAAGCGGCCATGTGTGTTTTATGCCATAGAATACGGGGCGAAGGAGGCGCCGCAGGACCTGACCTTACCCAAGCCTTTACGAAATTCGGCACGTATGACCTCATCCATGCCGTTGTTAGTCCCAACGATGAAATATCGGATCAATACGCCCATACTTTACTTGAGCTATCGGACGGAAAAAATCTGGCGGGTAGGATAAAATCGGAAAATGGGGACGAAGTTGTTTTAATGCCCAATCCCTACAATGAAACCTATTCCGTTTCTATCAAAAAAGATGAAATTGTACAGCGAGGACCTTCCCCTATTTCACCCATGCCGGGAGGTTTATTGAACCGACTCAATCCGCAAGAAATTAAGGACCTGTTCAAATATTTACAATCGGGAGGGGATAAAAACCATGAATCCTATAATGAAACCGAAAGTGAGGATTAA
- a CDS encoding VPS10 domain-containing protein, translating to MNPKYKTLLLVIFIFCITSAFSQTEELPIDPSFYEKLEWRNIGPSRGGRSLGASGSPSRPNEYYFGATGGGLWKTTDGGNEWKPVTDGQVTSSSVGAVAVAETNPDIVYIGMGEVQLRGSITQGDGVYKSTDAGETWKHLGLKETQAVARIRIHPTNPDVVYVAALGHPYGDNDERGVFRSKNGGETWEKVLYVSPKAGAVDLIIDRNNPDVLYASTWEVQRKAWKMWGGGGDSKLWKSTDGGDTWSDLTSNEGMPAPPIGKIGVTVSPVDSNRVWAIVEANEGGVFRSDDGGITWERTNDERKLRQRAFYYSRIYADPVDKETVYCLNVDFWKSTDGGKTFDTEIKVPHGDNHDLWIDPNNPDRMISSNDGGGIVSINGGKTWTEEDYVTTQFYHVMATSDVPYHVAGAQQDNSTLAMPSDGWDHMQARGPNHGWYYAVGGGESGWITQHPTNPDIFYAGSQGALLTRYDRSNGQTRDIQVYPRFFSGEPASALPERWQWTFPIMFAPQDPNVMYTCSQHVWKTTDDGQSWEKISPDLTYADPSTLGKTGGVITMDMNGPEIYATVFALAPSTHDINTIWAGSDDGKIHITRDGGKNWEDITPEGLPKFSRVSIIDESVHNPGTLYVAANRYQVDDRQPYVFKTHDYGKTWKKIINGISDGHFARAVREDPVREGLLFLATEHGVYFSMNDGELWQSLQLKLPDTPVRDLVVKDNDVVLGTHGRGFWILDDIQPLRQYTPEMKNQDAVLFKPRNAIRGITDATIQYYLKSEQDTITFEILDAANKVINTFTGSKPKYEKDPDAPWWERGGSSKPTTAKGLNTFTWDLRYPGATVFDGMIIWSGRPQRGPKAPLGTYKVKMKTGDYEEIYTFDIEMDPNLKGITKADLQEQFELANKIMNKTSAANEAVIKIRKVREQLNAHNEALSGSTYKRKVAPFLDKLTAIEEELYQVKNQSPQDPLNFPIKLNNRLASLRRSVESGDARPTDGAYKVFEELSAELNTHLSNLNKVMDSQLPVVNAILEKAGKKAVKIGE from the coding sequence ATGAATCCGAAGTACAAAACTCTACTACTCGTTATTTTTATTTTTTGCATTACCTCCGCTTTTTCTCAAACGGAAGAACTGCCCATTGATCCATCATTTTACGAAAAACTGGAATGGCGCAATATTGGTCCATCACGTGGTGGTAGATCTTTGGGTGCTTCGGGAAGTCCATCCAGACCCAATGAATACTATTTTGGGGCCACAGGGGGAGGTTTATGGAAAACGACGGATGGTGGCAACGAATGGAAACCCGTTACGGATGGGCAGGTTACCAGTTCATCCGTAGGTGCCGTAGCCGTAGCCGAAACCAATCCGGATATTGTATATATCGGTATGGGCGAGGTACAGTTACGGGGTAGCATTACACAGGGAGATGGTGTCTATAAATCTACGGATGCAGGGGAGACTTGGAAACATCTAGGACTTAAGGAAACCCAAGCGGTTGCCCGGATCAGAATACATCCTACGAATCCTGATGTGGTCTACGTGGCGGCTTTAGGCCATCCCTATGGGGATAATGATGAACGCGGGGTTTTCCGCAGTAAAAACGGTGGCGAAACATGGGAAAAAGTATTGTACGTGAGTCCAAAAGCAGGTGCAGTAGATTTGATTATTGACCGTAATAATCCAGATGTGCTGTATGCCAGCACTTGGGAAGTACAACGAAAAGCTTGGAAAATGTGGGGCGGTGGTGGCGATTCCAAATTATGGAAATCCACGGATGGAGGAGATACCTGGTCCGACCTTACCAGCAACGAGGGAATGCCCGCACCACCTATCGGAAAAATAGGTGTTACCGTTTCCCCTGTAGATTCCAACAGGGTTTGGGCCATCGTAGAGGCCAATGAAGGCGGTGTTTTTAGGTCCGATGATGGTGGAATAACATGGGAAAGAACCAACGACGAGCGAAAATTGCGGCAACGTGCCTTTTACTACTCTAGAATTTATGCCGATCCGGTGGATAAGGAAACGGTCTATTGTCTAAATGTCGATTTTTGGAAATCTACCGATGGTGGAAAAACCTTCGACACTGAAATAAAAGTGCCGCACGGGGATAACCATGACCTATGGATTGATCCAAATAATCCAGATCGAATGATTTCTTCCAACGATGGCGGAGGAATCGTAAGTATTAACGGTGGAAAGACCTGGACGGAAGAAGATTATGTTACTACACAGTTTTATCATGTGATGGCCACCAGTGATGTGCCCTATCACGTAGCAGGTGCGCAACAGGACAACAGTACCTTGGCCATGCCCAGCGATGGCTGGGACCACATGCAGGCCAGGGGGCCCAACCATGGGTGGTATTATGCAGTTGGCGGTGGTGAAAGTGGTTGGATAACCCAGCACCCCACCAATCCGGATATTTTTTATGCAGGTAGCCAAGGTGCTCTTTTAACACGCTATGATAGAAGCAATGGCCAAACCCGAGATATACAGGTATATCCAAGGTTTTTCTCGGGCGAACCGGCAAGTGCCTTACCGGAACGTTGGCAGTGGACCTTCCCCATTATGTTCGCTCCCCAGGACCCCAATGTCATGTATACCTGTTCCCAACATGTTTGGAAAACGACGGATGATGGCCAGTCTTGGGAGAAGATAAGCCCGGATCTAACCTATGCCGACCCATCCACTTTGGGAAAAACGGGCGGAGTGATTACAATGGACATGAACGGGCCGGAAATTTACGCCACGGTTTTCGCTCTGGCACCTTCAACACATGACATCAATACCATTTGGGCCGGTTCGGACGATGGTAAAATTCATATTACTAGGGATGGCGGAAAAAATTGGGAGGATATCACGCCCGAAGGTCTGCCAAAATTCTCAAGGGTCAGTATCATTGATGAGTCGGTTCACAACCCAGGTACCTTGTATGTTGCGGCAAACCGATATCAGGTGGATGACAGGCAACCTTATGTTTTCAAAACCCATGATTATGGAAAAACATGGAAGAAGATTATCAACGGAATTTCGGACGGACATTTTGCAAGGGCGGTACGGGAAGATCCAGTTCGGGAAGGGCTTTTGTTCCTTGCCACGGAACATGGCGTCTACTTCTCAATGAACGATGGGGAATTATGGCAAAGTCTACAGTTAAAACTGCCTGACACACCTGTAAGGGATTTGGTTGTTAAGGACAATGATGTAGTCCTTGGAACCCACGGCCGTGGATTTTGGATCTTGGACGACATACAACCTTTGCGACAGTACACGCCTGAAATGAAGAATCAAGATGCCGTTCTCTTTAAGCCAAGAAACGCCATTCGTGGCATTACCGATGCAACCATCCAATATTATCTCAAATCTGAACAGGACACGATTACATTCGAAATATTGGACGCAGCTAATAAGGTTATCAACACTTTTACGGGAAGCAAGCCAAAATATGAAAAAGACCCGGACGCACCTTGGTGGGAACGAGGGGGGTCCTCCAAACCCACGACGGCAAAAGGCCTGAATACGTTCACATGGGACTTGCGCTACCCTGGTGCAACAGTTTTCGACGGAATGATCATTTGGAGCGGACGCCCCCAACGAGGACCTAAAGCTCCCTTAGGGACATACAAGGTGAAAATGAAAACGGGCGACTATGAAGAAATATATACTTTCGACATAGAAATGGACCCTAATTTAAAGGGTATAACCAAAGCAGATCTTCAAGAACAATTTGAACTGGCCAACAAGATTATGAACAAGACCAGTGCCGCCAATGAAGCTGTTATTAAAATACGAAAGGTTAGAGAACAATTGAATGCGCATAACGAGGCCCTTTCGGGTTCCACTTACAAGCGGAAAGTCGCTCCGTTTTTGGATAAGTTGACAGCCATTGAAGAAGAACTATATCAAGTAAAGAACCAGTCCCCACAGGATCCCTTGAATTTCCCGATAAAGTTGAACAATAGATTGGCTTCCTTGCGAAGAAGTGTAGAGTCCGGAGATGCGAGACCTACTGATGGAGCCTATAAAGTCTTTGAGGAGCTTTCTGCCGAGTTAAATACCCACTTGTCAAATTTGAACAAAGTAATGGATTCACAATTGCCCGTGGTCAATGCCATATTGGAAAAAGCAGGAAAAAAGGCGGTTAAAATAGGGGAATGA
- a CDS encoding CBS domain-containing protein, with amino-acid sequence MSLRHRVPVSTIMTKKIITLNSNDQLETAERLFKENHIRHIPVVEGDRIIGMLSLTDLLRISFADGAYEEDADVETIVYNMFTISQVMAKNLKSISSDTTIKEVAEILAHNEFHALPVVDGEKLVGIVTTTDLIKYLLEQY; translated from the coding sequence ATGAGTCTAAGACATAGAGTGCCCGTTTCAACAATTATGACAAAAAAGATCATCACATTGAACAGTAATGATCAATTGGAAACCGCGGAACGCCTTTTTAAGGAGAACCATATCCGTCATATTCCCGTCGTGGAGGGCGATAGGATCATCGGAATGTTGAGTCTAACGGATTTGCTTCGCATTAGTTTTGCCGATGGCGCCTACGAAGAGGATGCCGATGTGGAAACCATCGTTTACAATATGTTCACCATTTCACAGGTAATGGCCAAAAATCTTAAGAGTATTTCTTCGGATACCACGATAAAGGAAGTGGCCGAAATCCTGGCGCATAATGAATTTCATGCGCTTCCCGTAGTTGATGGCGAAAAATTGGTAGGTATTGTTACCACTACAGATTTGATAAAATACCTTTTGGAGCAGTATTAG
- the rpe gene encoding ribulose-phosphate 3-epimerase: protein MQKTKIAPSLLAADFGNLQRDVEMVNNSDADWHHIDVMDGVFVPNISYGMPVIKAIQKHASKPLDVHLMIIDPDRYIDTFAKLGATILTVHYEACTHLHRTIQAIKAKRMKAGVSLNPHTNINLLEDIIGDIDLVLLMSVNPGFGGQSFIENTYEKIKALKNLIQRKNASVLIEIDGGVTTENAKQLVDAGADVLVAGSFVFKSENPVQTISELKSVADGK, encoded by the coding sequence ATGCAAAAAACAAAAATAGCCCCATCACTACTTGCAGCGGATTTTGGAAATTTACAACGTGATGTTGAAATGGTGAACAATAGTGATGCCGATTGGCACCATATCGATGTCATGGACGGGGTTTTCGTTCCCAACATTTCCTATGGAATGCCCGTTATCAAAGCCATTCAGAAACATGCTAGCAAACCCTTGGACGTACATTTGATGATCATTGACCCTGACCGCTATATTGATACATTTGCAAAACTGGGAGCAACAATTCTAACCGTTCATTACGAAGCTTGTACCCATCTCCACCGAACCATACAGGCCATTAAGGCAAAAAGGATGAAAGCTGGGGTTTCCCTAAATCCGCATACCAATATCAATCTATTGGAGGACATAATCGGTGATATCGATTTAGTATTGCTTATGAGCGTGAACCCAGGTTTTGGGGGGCAATCCTTTATTGAAAATACCTACGAAAAAATTAAGGCCCTGAAAAATCTTATCCAGCGTAAAAATGCTTCGGTCCTAATTGAAATAGACGGCGGCGTAACTACCGAAAATGCCAAACAATTGGTTGATGCCGGTGCGGATGTATTGGTAGCGGGCAGCTTTGTCTTTAAAAGTGAAAACCCTGTACAAACAATTTCGGAACTTAAATCGGTAGCAGACGGAAAATAA